Proteins co-encoded in one Solea senegalensis isolate Sse05_10M linkage group LG8, IFAPA_SoseM_1, whole genome shotgun sequence genomic window:
- the fzd9b gene encoding frizzled-9b produces MDGCLLKVSVFLWCLLVISGSSFEIGSYDLERGRPAKCEPIVIPMCQGIGYNLTRMPNFMDHDDQKEAAIKLNEFAPLVAYGCDVHLRFFLCSLYAPMCTDKVSTSIPACRPMCEQARERCAPIMKKFSYTWPDSLDCSKLPTRNDPNALCMEAPENETRTEGKKGEGMLPVPPRPRQPSTSSGRSPGSMGSCENPDKFQFVEKSQSCAPRCSPAVDVYWSRQDKDFAFIWMTVWSILCFVSTAFTVLTFLLEPHRFQYPERPIIFLSMCYNVYSVAFIIRSVAGAENIACDREHGELYIIQEGLESTGCTIVFLILYYFGMASSIWWVILTLTWFLAAGKKWGHEAIEAHSNYFHMAAWGIPALKTIIILTMRKVAGDELTGLCYVGSMDSGALTGFVLIPLSCYLVIGTSFILTGFVALFHIRKVMKTEGTNTEKLEKLMVKIGIYSILYTVPATCVIVCYFYERLNMDYWKLRGLQMKCGSFSGHSGDCSLQESVPTVAVFMLKIFMSLVVGITSGVWVWSSKTLQTWQGLCSRKLTDRTSSRKPCSGVSCGSTHCHYKSPAVVLHMAKTDLHSDNPTHV; encoded by the coding sequence ATGGATGGTTGTCTGTTAAAGgtgtctgttttcctctggtGTCTGCTGGTGATTTCTGGCTCCAGCTTTGAGATTGGCTCCTATGACCTGGAGCGAGGCAGACCGGCCAAGTGTGAGCCCATTGTAATCCCCATGTGCCAGGGCATCGGCTACAACCTGACCCGGATGCCCAACTTCATGGACCATGATGACCAGAAGGAGGCTGCCATTAAGCTCAATGAGTTTGCCCCACTGGTGGCGTACGGCTGTGATGTGCACCTCCGCTTCTTCCTGTGCTCTCTCTACGCCCCCATGTGCACCGACAAAGTGTCAACCTCCATCCCGGCCTGCAGACCCATGTGCGAGCAGGCCAGGGAGAGGTGTGCACCCATCATGAAGAAGTTCAGCTACACCTGGCCTGACTCGCTTGACTGCTCCAAGCTGCCCACTAGAAATGACCCCAACGCTCTGTGCATGGAGGCCCCCGAGAACGAAACCAGGACGGAGGGCAAGAAAGGCGAGGGCATGCTTCCTGTGCCCCCTCGCCCGAGGCAGCCGAGCACCAGCAGCGGCCGCTCACCGGGCAGCATGGGCTCCTGCGAGAATCCAGACAAGTTCCAGTTTGTGGAGAAGAGCCAGTCTTGTGCACCACGCTGCTCCCCTGCTGTGGACGTTTACTGGTCCAGACAGGACAAGGACTTTGCCTTCATCTGGATGACCGTGTGGTCCATCCTCTGCTTTGTCTCCACTGCCTTCACTGTGCTGACCTTTCTCCTGGAGCCTCACCGCTTCCAGTACCCGGAGCGGCccatcatcttcctctccaTGTGCTACAACGTCTACTCTGTGGCCTTCATCATACGCTCGGTGGCCGGGGCTGAGAACATCGCCTGCGACCGTGAGCATGGTGAGCTGTACATCATCCAGGAGGGGCTGGAGTCTACTGGCTGCACCATCGTCTTCCTCATCCTCTACTACTTCGGTATGGCGTCGTCCATCTGGTGGGTCATCCTCACCCTCACCTGGTTCCTCGCTGCGGGGAAGAAATGGGGTCATGAGGCTATCGAAGCCCACAGCAACTACTTCCACATGGCTGCGTGGGGAATCCCTGCCTTAAAGACTATCATCATCCTCACAATGAGGAAGGTGGCAGGGGATGAGCTAACAGGACTGTGCTATGTCGGGAGTATGGATTCTGGGGCCCTCACTGGCTTCGtcctcatccctctctcctgcTATCTGGTCATCGGCACCTCCTTCATCCTCACGGGCTTTGTGGCGCTCTTCCACATCCGCAAGGTGATGAAGACCGAGGGCACCAACACGGAGAAGCTAGAGAAGCTCATGGTGAAAATCGGCATCTACTCCATCCTCTACACTGTGCCCGCCACCTGCGTCATCGTCTGCTACTTCTACGAGCGTCTCAACATGGACTACTGGAAGCTGAGGGGGCTGCAGATGAAGTGCGGCTCATTCAGCGGTCACAGCGGCGACTGCTCGCTGCAGGAGTCCGTGCCCACCGTGGCTGTGTTCATGCTGAAGATCTTCATGTCGCTGGTGGTCGGCATCACCAGCGGCGTGTGGGTGTGGAGCTCAAAGACCTTGCAGACCTGGCAGGGCCTGTGCAGCAGGAAGCTGACGGACAGGACTAGTAGTAGGAAGCCGTGCAGCGGCGTGAGCTGCGGTAGCACACACTGCCACTACAAATCTCCTGCTGTGGTTCTGCACATGGCCAAGACTGACCTGCACTCCGACAACCCCACACACGTCTGa